In Xenorhabdus nematophila ATCC 19061, one DNA window encodes the following:
- a CDS encoding helix-turn-helix domain-containing protein, with protein sequence MFSLYTAYDVQHELKDFVKRQRKQQKSSVEDLAKRSGVPYSTIRKFERTGNISLRQFLMLLEAIDELHPLRELTKERKHEPTTIDEVLKNA encoded by the coding sequence ATGTTTTCCCTCTACACGGCTTATGATGTGCAACATGAATTAAAAGATTTTGTGAAACGGCAACGTAAACAACAAAAATCATCTGTTGAAGATTTAGCTAAGCGTTCTGGCGTCCCGTATAGCACTATCAGGAAATTTGAGCGTACAGGCAACATTTCATTACGGCAGTTTCTTATGCTATTAGAAGCGATAGATGAGTTACACCCGCTACGTGAACTGACTAAAGAACGTAAACATGAGCCAACGACGATTGATGAGGTATTGAAAAATGCTTAA
- a CDS encoding YfiR family protein gives MQLIERNHHFCRRIVSNQYISRLFLRLLATLFLIIVIGNSAVMAMPDANKKQTLNENVARVVSGIISYTHWPATRAVLRLCLVPPSNYISVLTHINMISDQTELQIETLNFNAEQLIEKCDVIYYGQIDPLLQQQVINQNNNKPLLTIAENNPHCEIGSAFCLNIDSTQATFSLNLDILTRSGVRVHPNVLQLARKVE, from the coding sequence ATGCAATTGATTGAACGGAATCATCATTTTTGTAGGCGCATTGTTTCTAATCAGTATATTTCCAGATTATTCTTACGATTATTGGCGACCTTATTCTTAATCATCGTGATAGGTAATTCAGCAGTAATGGCCATGCCTGACGCTAATAAAAAACAAACACTCAATGAAAATGTTGCTCGGGTAGTTTCTGGGATAATCAGTTACACACACTGGCCGGCCACACGTGCTGTTCTGCGTTTGTGCCTTGTTCCCCCGTCCAATTACATTAGCGTTTTGACCCACATTAATATGATTTCTGATCAAACAGAATTACAAATAGAAACCCTGAACTTCAATGCAGAACAATTAATAGAAAAATGTGATGTGATTTACTACGGACAAATTGATCCTTTGCTCCAACAACAAGTCATTAACCAAAACAATAATAAACCGCTGCTTACCATTGCCGAAAACAACCCACACTGCGAAATCGGCAGTGCATTTTGTCTCAACATTGACAGTACGCAAGCAACATTTAGTCTAAATCTGGATATTCTGACGCGCAGTGGCGTACGCGTACATCCGAATGTCTTACAATTAGCGCGCAAGGTGGAATAA
- the pgaB gene encoding poly-beta-1,6-N-acetyl-D-glucosamine N-deacetylase PgaB, giving the protein MTHNVFRHWLMISALLISLFIPQLHILAYAEKPEFVPPAQRPLSMNERPWPQNGYVVLAYHDVEDDGADQRFMSVRTSALNDQFAWLRENGYQPVTVDQILAANQGDTPLPPKAVLLTFDDGYSSFYHRVFPLLKAYNWPAILAPVGVWVDAPAGKPVNFGGLKVPRERFITWEQIAEMSRSGLVEIGSHTYQHHYGVLGNPQGNTEPAAAIRIYNPKMGQYESGHVFRQRMEKDIAMITQRIIAATGKQPRVWVWPYGVDNGVTLEIAKRYGYKMALTLDDGLANASNLNNVPRILLTNNPSLKEFAEQVIQVQNKPILRVAHIDLDYVYDPDPAQQASNLDQLVQRIADLRVNTVFLQAFADPKGDGNVRELYFPNRWLPMRADLFNRVSWQLHSRLNLDVYAWMPVLAFELNPAFPRVMSYDENSNQLFMNPTQYRRLSPYNPENRQRIKEIYQDLAAHSIFQGILYHDDAVMSDFEDAGPDAIKVYQAAGLPTSIADIRQNSEQFARWTRFKSQYLVDFINELTQEITSVRGYQIKTARNIFAMPILEPDSEAWFAQNLDDFLTNYDWVAPMAMPLMENIPLSKSNQWLSRLVKTIAQRPQALDKTVFELQAVDWHKPMNKSAIPGRQLAEWMRQLQLNGALSFGYYPDDFLNNQPEMNEVRPVLSPEWYPLND; this is encoded by the coding sequence ATGACACACAATGTTTTTCGCCATTGGTTAATGATATCAGCCCTGCTGATTAGCCTGTTCATTCCTCAGCTGCACATCCTGGCATATGCAGAAAAACCCGAATTTGTTCCACCCGCGCAGCGGCCTCTCTCCATGAATGAACGCCCCTGGCCACAAAACGGTTATGTTGTTCTGGCCTATCATGATGTGGAGGATGATGGCGCTGATCAACGTTTTATGTCTGTCCGTACCAGCGCATTGAACGATCAATTTGCATGGTTGCGGGAAAATGGCTATCAACCGGTTACCGTCGATCAAATTCTTGCTGCCAATCAAGGTGATACGCCTTTACCGCCTAAAGCCGTATTACTGACTTTCGACGATGGATACAGCAGTTTTTACCATCGGGTGTTTCCTCTGCTGAAAGCCTATAACTGGCCGGCAATTCTGGCACCTGTCGGGGTTTGGGTTGATGCACCAGCCGGAAAACCTGTTAATTTTGGCGGATTGAAAGTACCGCGGGAACGTTTCATTACATGGGAACAGATTGCTGAAATGTCCCGCTCAGGTTTAGTTGAAATCGGTTCCCATACTTACCAGCATCATTATGGTGTTCTCGGCAATCCGCAGGGAAATACCGAACCTGCCGCTGCCATTCGTATTTACAATCCGAAAATGGGTCAATATGAAAGTGGTCATGTGTTTCGTCAACGCATGGAAAAAGATATTGCCATGATTACTCAACGGATCATTGCCGCCACGGGCAAGCAACCCCGGGTCTGGGTCTGGCCCTATGGCGTGGATAACGGCGTTACTCTGGAGATAGCCAAACGCTATGGCTACAAGATGGCGCTGACACTGGATGATGGCTTAGCGAATGCCAGCAATCTTAACAACGTTCCGCGCATATTGCTGACTAATAACCCCTCTCTGAAAGAATTCGCCGAACAGGTTATTCAGGTTCAGAATAAACCCATCTTACGGGTTGCCCATATTGATCTGGACTATGTTTATGATCCTGATCCTGCTCAGCAAGCCAGTAATCTCGATCAGCTCGTACAACGCATTGCCGATCTGCGTGTCAATACCGTTTTTCTGCAAGCCTTCGCTGATCCGAAAGGGGATGGCAATGTACGGGAACTCTATTTTCCTAATCGCTGGCTGCCGATGCGGGCTGATTTATTTAATCGCGTCTCCTGGCAACTGCATAGCCGGTTAAATCTTGATGTTTACGCCTGGATGCCGGTTTTAGCATTTGAGCTAAACCCCGCATTCCCGCGTGTGATGAGCTATGATGAAAATAGCAATCAGCTATTTATGAATCCAACACAATACCGGCGCTTATCGCCTTATAACCCGGAAAATCGCCAACGCATTAAAGAAATTTATCAAGATTTGGCGGCTCACTCCATTTTTCAGGGCATTCTGTACCACGACGATGCCGTTATGTCGGACTTTGAAGATGCCGGCCCGGATGCCATTAAAGTCTACCAAGCCGCTGGCTTACCCACTTCTATTGCCGACATTCGTCAGAATTCCGAACAATTTGCCCGTTGGACTCGCTTCAAAAGCCAGTATCTCGTTGACTTTATTAATGAACTGACACAAGAGATTACGTCTGTACGAGGTTATCAAATCAAAACTGCGCGCAATATTTTTGCCATGCCGATTCTGGAGCCCGACAGCGAAGCGTGGTTTGCCCAAAATCTGGATGATTTTCTCACCAATTACGATTGGGTTGCCCCGATGGCAATGCCATTGATGGAAAATATCCCTTTATCAAAAAGCAATCAGTGGCTATCCCGTTTGGTAAAAACCATAGCACAACGCCCACAGGCACTGGACAAAACTGTCTTTGAACTTCAGGCCGTAGACTGGCACAAACCAATGAATAAAAGCGCCATTCCCGGTCGTCAATTAGCAGAATGGATGCGTCAATTACAGTTGAATGGTGCTCTGAGTTTTGGTTATTACCCTGATGATTTTCTCAATAATCAACCAGAAATGAATGAGGTTCGTCCCGTTCTTTCTCCAGAATGGTACCCGCTTAATGATTGA
- a CDS encoding type II toxin-antitoxin system HipA family toxin — MFVGQLAENKEGVYFQYDGSYLKTYPKSLSPFLIKPDTSLQKAPKEPHYGLHGVFGDSLPDGWGLYLMDRVFRANGYNPKMVTALERLAYIGERCSGALYYEPAMAFSDTNERDVDFITLGKEAVKEFEGTESDFLNSLMNASGSGGARPKLNVTKCVDGRFSTYPDAVGEKLIIKLTSDRFSLKHSESLVEYAYMKMASNVGIEVPDFGLLDAGNGHYWLQQTRFDCSEYGRYHMISACGLLDAPFREPSLDYIDLVKATRHLCGVEDAQKLVKRALFNYLTVNQDDHAKNFAFLANDDDSWRLSPFYDVVYMPSPYNEHMTSFYGNGKVITRIALEQLAGQAGFSGIAPLINMLEEIYNETRYFRSIASELKIDKPLVMVIEQHMEQKWSDIKNIIK; from the coding sequence ATGTTTGTAGGCCAACTGGCAGAAAATAAAGAGGGGGTTTATTTTCAATATGATGGTTCATATCTTAAAACTTATCCGAAATCACTTTCTCCTTTTTTGATTAAACCTGATACTTCACTGCAAAAAGCACCCAAAGAACCACATTATGGCTTGCATGGTGTTTTTGGTGATAGTTTGCCTGATGGCTGGGGGCTGTATTTAATGGATCGCGTATTTCGAGCCAATGGCTATAATCCCAAAATGGTAACGGCCTTAGAACGGTTGGCTTATATTGGTGAACGCTGTTCCGGTGCGCTTTATTATGAACCTGCAATGGCTTTTTCTGATACCAACGAGAGGGATGTTGACTTCATCACGCTTGGCAAAGAGGCAGTCAAGGAGTTTGAAGGTACAGAATCTGATTTTCTTAACTCTCTTATGAATGCTAGTGGTTCCGGTGGTGCCCGTCCTAAACTAAATGTGACGAAATGTGTTGACGGACGATTTTCAACCTATCCAGATGCCGTCGGGGAAAAGTTGATTATTAAATTGACGTCTGATCGATTTTCTTTGAAGCATTCAGAAAGTCTTGTTGAATATGCCTATATGAAAATGGCGAGCAATGTTGGCATTGAAGTACCTGATTTTGGGTTGCTGGATGCAGGAAATGGGCATTATTGGTTACAGCAAACCCGGTTTGATTGTTCGGAATACGGCCGTTACCACATGATTTCAGCGTGTGGATTGTTGGATGCACCGTTCAGAGAACCCTCTTTGGATTATATCGATTTAGTCAAAGCCACAAGGCATCTGTGTGGTGTAGAAGATGCGCAGAAATTGGTAAAACGTGCTTTATTTAACTATCTTACCGTTAACCAGGACGACCATGCTAAAAATTTTGCTTTTTTAGCAAATGATGATGATAGTTGGCGGCTTTCTCCATTTTATGATGTAGTATATATGCCATCACCTTATAACGAGCATATGACTTCGTTTTATGGCAATGGCAAGGTGATTACTCGCATAGCATTAGAACAATTAGCAGGTCAGGCCGGGTTCTCCGGTATTGCTCCTTTGATAAATATGCTTGAAGAAATTTATAATGAAACTCGTTATTTTCGCTCAATTGCCAGTGAGTTGAAAATTGATAAGCCATTAGTCATGGTTATTGAACAGCATATGGAGCAAAAATGGTCAGATATTAAAAATATAATAAAATAG
- the pgaD gene encoding poly-beta-1,6-N-acetyl-D-glucosamine biosynthesis protein PgaD, whose amino-acid sequence MKEPLIFTEQRLSPRLIDIILTILAWIGFIYLFMVGLFYSSHHGPNPFTFTSELNSIILYIFIAVFNAFLLIGWAKYNQYRFRVERRHHRIPLTHAEIAKSFILEQKLLNVLRQGKVSSITYDNHGHIIGINENSSI is encoded by the coding sequence ATGAAAGAACCCTTAATTTTTACTGAGCAAAGATTATCACCTCGCCTGATTGATATTATATTGACTATTCTGGCTTGGATTGGTTTTATCTATTTATTTATGGTGGGATTATTTTATTCCTCCCATCATGGTCCCAATCCTTTTACTTTCACTTCAGAGCTGAATTCAATAATACTTTATATTTTCATCGCAGTTTTCAATGCGTTTTTGTTGATTGGATGGGCAAAATATAACCAGTACCGTTTTAGAGTAGAACGCCGTCACCATCGCATTCCTTTGACTCACGCGGAAATAGCCAAGAGTTTTATTTTGGAACAAAAATTATTAAATGTCTTAAGACAAGGCAAAGTTTCCAGTATCACTTATGACAATCATGGACATATAATAGGAATCAATGAAAATTCATCAATATAG
- a CDS encoding cyclic diguanylate phosphodiesterase — translation MGLESAFILLFLLTLLSVVFFYQHTKSSIIPEYRLKKAIKNKQFIPYIQPIICSKNNKIIGCEILVRWQHPVHGLLTPNKFIAQIEKSDLIIPLTHNLIRQVQEYFAPIAHQLPEHFHFNFNISARHYKDDSLVDDCHNFIKAFPEDSIRLILEITERELLEPDEYIISLFNKLDELGVLIALDDFGTGYSNHNYLQKFNVDLVKIGHNFVSKMNTDIISKHIVENIIDLALRLHLEIVAEGIENQKQVNQLKNYSVDYLQGYYFNHPISLDEFVKKWL, via the coding sequence ATGGGATTGGAAAGTGCATTTATTTTGCTGTTTCTACTGACTTTGCTATCTGTGGTATTTTTTTATCAACACACTAAATCCAGTATCATTCCAGAATATCGTTTAAAAAAAGCAATTAAAAACAAACAATTTATTCCCTACATCCAGCCAATTATTTGCAGTAAAAACAACAAGATCATTGGATGTGAAATTCTAGTCCGCTGGCAACATCCCGTTCATGGGTTATTAACACCAAATAAATTTATCGCTCAAATTGAAAAGTCGGATCTCATTATTCCATTAACTCATAACCTGATCAGACAAGTACAGGAATACTTCGCACCGATTGCTCACCAATTGCCTGAACACTTCCACTTCAATTTCAACATTAGTGCAAGGCACTATAAAGATGACAGTTTGGTCGATGATTGCCACAATTTTATTAAAGCATTTCCGGAAGATTCTATCAGGCTGATTTTGGAAATTACTGAACGGGAATTATTAGAACCTGACGAATATATAATTAGTTTATTCAATAAATTGGATGAATTAGGCGTATTAATTGCATTGGATGACTTTGGTACCGGTTATTCTAACCATAACTATTTACAAAAATTTAATGTTGACTTAGTCAAAATTGGACATAACTTTGTTAGCAAGATGAATACCGATATTATTTCAAAACATATTGTGGAAAATATTATTGACCTTGCCTTGAGATTGCATCTGGAAATTGTGGCAGAAGGAATTGAGAACCAAAAACAGGTTAATCAGTTAAAAAACTATTCAGTTGACTATTTACAGGGCTATTACTTTAACCACCCTATATCATTAGACGAATTTGTGAAAAAATGGTTGTGA
- the pgaC gene encoding poly-beta-1,6-N-acetyl-D-glucosamine synthase produces MIDRILAFIVLCLVLGIPLGIAVTFTGNVMMNFVFFWPLFMSAIWISGGIYFWFYRERHWKIVDTEAPGLKGEPLISILIPCYNEGANVRETLKAALSQRYTNIEVIAINDGSTDSTADELNAMAKQHKALRIIHLKQNQGKATALQAGAAAANSDYLVCIDGDALLDRDAAVWLVKPMIDHPRVGAVTGNPRVRTRSTLVGRIQVGEFSSIIGLIKRTQRVYGQVFTVSGVVAAFNRRALVDVGYWSNDMITEDIDVSWKLQLHHWSIFFEPRAICWILMPETLRGLWRQRLRWAQGGAEVFLKNMRQLWSWEYRRMWVLFAEFCCSVIWSFTFVLSIILFFLGMVITLPENIRVYTLFPPGYTGLVLAVTCLLQFTVSLVIERRYEKNIAASLFWVIWYPMVYWMLSLFTTLVSFPKVMLKVRRKRARWESPDRGIERIE; encoded by the coding sequence ATGATTGATCGCATTCTTGCTTTTATCGTGCTCTGCCTTGTATTGGGCATTCCCCTTGGCATCGCCGTCACGTTTACCGGCAATGTTATGATGAATTTTGTTTTTTTCTGGCCTCTGTTTATGTCTGCCATCTGGATTTCAGGCGGGATCTATTTCTGGTTTTATCGGGAAAGACACTGGAAAATCGTTGATACAGAAGCGCCCGGCCTTAAGGGTGAGCCTTTGATTTCAATTCTCATTCCCTGCTATAACGAAGGCGCAAATGTTCGCGAAACTTTAAAGGCGGCATTAAGCCAGCGCTATACCAATATTGAAGTCATCGCCATCAATGATGGCTCAACGGATAGCACCGCTGATGAACTCAATGCCATGGCAAAACAGCACAAAGCATTGAGAATCATTCATTTAAAACAGAACCAGGGAAAAGCCACCGCACTTCAGGCCGGTGCTGCTGCCGCCAACAGTGATTATCTGGTCTGTATTGACGGCGATGCTTTACTGGATCGTGATGCTGCCGTCTGGTTGGTCAAACCCATGATTGATCACCCCCGTGTAGGTGCAGTTACCGGCAATCCGCGCGTCCGGACACGATCGACTTTAGTTGGACGCATTCAGGTGGGTGAGTTTTCTTCCATCATCGGCCTGATCAAACGCACCCAACGCGTCTATGGTCAAGTCTTTACCGTTTCTGGTGTCGTTGCCGCTTTTAATCGCAGGGCGCTTGTTGATGTAGGTTACTGGAGCAACGATATGATCACCGAAGATATTGATGTAAGTTGGAAGCTCCAATTACACCATTGGTCTATTTTCTTCGAACCCCGTGCCATATGCTGGATCCTAATGCCTGAAACCCTGCGGGGGTTATGGAGACAGCGGTTACGCTGGGCGCAGGGCGGCGCGGAAGTTTTTCTGAAAAATATGCGCCAACTGTGGTCATGGGAATATCGTCGCATGTGGGTATTGTTCGCCGAATTCTGCTGTTCCGTTATCTGGTCATTTACCTTTGTCCTGTCTATCATTTTATTTTTCCTCGGCATGGTGATCACATTACCCGAAAACATTCGCGTCTATACGTTATTTCCCCCCGGGTATACGGGATTAGTACTGGCTGTTACCTGCCTGCTCCAATTTACTGTCAGTTTGGTGATTGAACGACGATATGAAAAAAATATTGCCGCATCACTGTTCTGGGTGATTTGGTATCCGATGGTTTATTGGATGCTAAGTTTGTTTACGACACTGGTGTCTTTCCCCAAAGTCATGCTTAAAGTACGAAGAAAACGTGCTCGCTGGGAAAGCCCTGATCGGGGAATAGAGAGAATAGAATAA
- a CDS encoding OmpA family protein, which translates to MSKKRSFMFVCTFIGTLFLSACQNKGGLTAEQITTLKQQGFQQTDEGWLFGMSEKVLFGNNQSHLRPEGEAKLKELASVLSKVGIHHARLDGHTDNYGEVSYNNQLSLKRANTVADALTDGGMQRANLTTRGLGPSQPIADNRSSKGRAENRRVAIVITAP; encoded by the coding sequence ATGAGCAAAAAACGTTCTTTTATGTTTGTCTGTACATTTATTGGAACCCTTTTTCTCAGTGCCTGCCAGAACAAAGGTGGTCTGACAGCAGAACAAATCACAACACTCAAACAACAGGGATTTCAACAAACAGATGAAGGTTGGTTATTTGGCATGTCAGAAAAAGTGCTGTTTGGTAATAATCAATCTCACTTGCGCCCGGAAGGTGAAGCAAAGTTAAAAGAACTGGCCAGTGTTTTATCTAAAGTTGGTATTCATCACGCACGCCTTGACGGTCATACTGACAACTACGGGGAAGTGAGTTACAACAATCAATTATCCCTGAAACGCGCGAATACCGTTGCAGATGCTCTGACAGACGGAGGAATGCAGCGCGCTAACTTAACAACACGTGGCCTGGGGCCAAGCCAGCCTATTGCTGATAACCGCAGCTCAAAAGGCAGAGCTGAAAATCGCCGGGTGGCAATTGTCATAACAGCACCATAA
- a CDS encoding diguanylate cyclase, which yields MKKRYSLMPSRPTLRQVFHRIHLVITFIILSVMGLFLSLLALLAMQKYAENNLKLISTTIAHTAQAAVVFQDKTAAAEILEMIAVHDGFTEAKIFDAKQQVLASWQANQEVRTGNFKKLVERWLFPEPLILPIYHHHQKVGSVWLIGNSDHIIQFIYQALLVLLACLIFSAMISLYLSLRMHDGIVRALQNITVVAHDVRQRRAFSRRVPSAHIAELHELSQVFNHLLEELEEWQHHLQTEKAILTWQAQHDSLTGLPNRATFERVLSTVMNDKFMRESAAILFIDGNRLKYVNDVYGHAAGDHVLVTIAATLKRRVRKTDTVARLGGDEFAILLPSANLVDAECVAKNIIHAMDTPILLPNGQHLRITLSIGIALSNGELTAEQLLFEADAAMYHIKQRGGGWHSANTTKLNYLPRNSL from the coding sequence ATGAAAAAACGTTATTCACTGATGCCATCACGCCCTACATTACGTCAGGTCTTTCACCGGATCCATTTGGTTATCACATTTATCATATTATCCGTCATGGGGTTATTCCTGTCTTTACTGGCCTTACTTGCCATGCAGAAATATGCTGAAAATAACCTGAAGCTTATCTCGACAACCATTGCCCATACCGCACAGGCTGCGGTCGTTTTTCAGGATAAAACCGCCGCCGCCGAGATATTGGAAATGATTGCGGTTCATGATGGTTTTACAGAAGCCAAGATCTTTGATGCCAAACAACAAGTTTTGGCGAGCTGGCAAGCCAATCAAGAAGTCCGCACGGGCAACTTCAAAAAATTGGTTGAACGCTGGCTCTTTCCTGAACCACTTATTCTTCCTATTTACCACCATCACCAAAAAGTAGGCTCAGTCTGGTTAATTGGCAACAGCGATCACATTATCCAGTTTATTTATCAGGCGTTGCTCGTATTACTTGCTTGTCTGATATTCAGCGCCATGATCTCACTTTACCTCTCCTTGCGTATGCACGATGGTATTGTCAGAGCATTGCAGAACATTACTGTCGTTGCCCATGATGTTCGGCAACGCCGCGCATTCTCACGACGTGTCCCCTCAGCCCATATTGCCGAACTGCATGAATTAAGTCAGGTATTTAACCATCTTCTCGAAGAATTAGAAGAATGGCAGCATCACTTACAAACAGAGAAAGCCATTTTAACCTGGCAAGCACAACACGATTCACTGACAGGATTACCAAATCGGGCAACATTTGAGCGGGTTCTTTCAACCGTGATGAATGATAAATTCATGCGTGAAAGTGCGGCCATATTGTTTATCGACGGTAACAGACTCAAATATGTCAATGACGTTTATGGACATGCTGCCGGCGATCACGTTCTTGTCACTATCGCAGCTACCCTAAAAAGAAGGGTCAGGAAAACAGACACCGTTGCCCGGCTTGGCGGGGATGAATTCGCCATCTTATTACCTTCGGCTAATCTGGTCGATGCCGAATGCGTTGCAAAAAATATCATTCACGCCATGGATACCCCTATTCTTCTTCCCAATGGTCAGCACCTGCGTATCACATTGAGTATTGGCATTGCCTTATCAAACGGCGAGTTAACGGCAGAACAGCTCTTATTCGAAGCTGACGCAGCCATGTACCACATAAAACAACGAGGCGGCGGTTGGCACTCCGCCAATACAACAAAACTAAACTACTTACCAAGGAATTCATTATGA
- a CDS encoding PAAR domain-containing protein, with the protein MAKGNFLAVGDKTTCGGAILTGTSNIKFYGKQAAIEGSTVTCGRYSGNYAIVGGVGSFVDKGTKLAGTLDSRTTCPCTAGLIHSIPDTYQK; encoded by the coding sequence ATGGCAAAAGGAAATTTTCTGGCAGTTGGCGATAAAACAACGTGCGGCGGTGCTATTCTAACAGGAACCAGCAACATCAAATTTTACGGAAAACAAGCAGCCATTGAAGGCTCGACTGTGACTTGTGGCAGATATTCGGGAAATTATGCCATTGTGGGCGGAGTGGGTTCTTTTGTCGATAAGGGAACTAAATTGGCAGGCACATTGGATAGCCGGACAACCTGCCCTTGCACTGCTGGCCTTATTCATTCCATTCCTGATACCTATCAAAAATAG